Proteins encoded in a region of the Streptomyces akebiae genome:
- a CDS encoding SMP-30/gluconolactonase/LRE family protein, which translates to MISASAPTAVVVDGAYELAEGGRWVDGRYVYVDLLSGRLFELPDGTEPATPRQLARLDVPLGAVAPVGDRPGAWIAAAGTGIALLTADGALQWLDRPEDRTPLPSRMNDGVADPAGRFWAGSMAYDGTPGAGSLYRTDPDGTVVRALDGLTIANGSAFTADGTTMYLADTAVGTILRCRITPLSGDLAGSPETFARLRAGEGSPDGMTVDDEGCLWVAMWGVGAVRRYHPDDRLLHTLTVPAPHPTSVCLHPGDNRLFVTTARYGVKNPTAASGAVLSVPVPVAGTAACSWRRPCPATTA; encoded by the coding sequence ATGATATCTGCATCAGCGCCGACGGCGGTCGTCGTGGACGGCGCGTACGAACTCGCCGAGGGCGGCCGCTGGGTCGACGGCCGGTACGTGTACGTCGACCTCCTCAGCGGCCGGCTCTTCGAACTCCCCGACGGCACCGAGCCGGCGACGCCGCGCCAACTGGCCCGACTGGACGTGCCGTTGGGCGCCGTCGCGCCGGTGGGGGACCGGCCCGGGGCGTGGATCGCCGCCGCGGGCACCGGCATCGCGCTGCTCACCGCCGACGGCGCACTGCAATGGCTGGACCGCCCCGAGGACCGCACCCCGCTCCCCAGCCGTATGAACGACGGCGTCGCGGACCCCGCCGGCCGCTTCTGGGCCGGCAGCATGGCCTACGACGGCACCCCCGGCGCGGGCTCGCTCTACCGAACGGACCCCGACGGCACGGTGGTGCGCGCCCTCGACGGCCTGACCATCGCCAACGGCTCGGCCTTCACCGCCGACGGCACGACCATGTACCTCGCCGACACGGCGGTCGGCACCATCCTGCGCTGCCGGATCACTCCGCTCTCGGGCGACCTCGCCGGCAGTCCGGAGACCTTCGCCCGACTGCGTGCCGGCGAAGGCAGCCCCGACGGAATGACCGTCGACGACGAGGGCTGTCTCTGGGTGGCGATGTGGGGCGTCGGCGCGGTCCGCCGGTACCACCCGGACGACCGTCTGCTCCACACCCTGACCGTGCCCGCCCCTCACCCCACCTCGGTGTGTCTGCACCCTGGTGACAACCGGCTGTTCGTCACCACGGCCCGGTACGGGGTGAAGAACCCGACCGCGGCCTCGGGCGCGGTGCTGAGCGTTCCCGTACCGGTCGCAGGAACGGCGGCCTGCTCCTGGCGCCGACCGTGTCCGGCCACCACCGCTTGA
- a CDS encoding sugar kinase yields MAALRAHGALRLGGSLGLSVAGAESNVAIGLARLGHRVRWAGRVGADELGALVLRTLRAEGVDTDFAVTDDTSRPTGLLLTEPRLGTLTRVSYYREGSAGSAVAPDDVLLALASGARVLHLTGITPALGPSAAEAVLAAARAARESGVTVCLDVNHRSRLWTSERARTALRPVLDHTDLLIASEDELPLVHEAPGAGESEAVHGVLAAGVSEVIVKRGAHGATVFTADGATDRAAREVDAVDLVGAGDAFVAGYLSGLLDGADIPGRLHRAVTTAAFAVATRGDWEGLPTRDELGLFDEPDGTTIR; encoded by the coding sequence ATGGCGGCGCTCCGGGCCCACGGCGCGCTGCGGCTGGGCGGCAGCCTCGGCCTGTCCGTAGCCGGAGCCGAGTCGAATGTCGCGATCGGCCTCGCCCGGCTCGGCCACCGGGTGCGCTGGGCCGGCCGCGTCGGTGCGGACGAACTCGGCGCGCTGGTCCTGCGCACGCTGCGGGCCGAGGGTGTCGACACCGACTTCGCGGTCACCGACGACACCAGCCGGCCCACCGGGCTGCTGCTGACCGAACCTCGTCTGGGAACGCTGACCCGAGTCAGTTACTACCGGGAGGGTTCCGCGGGTTCGGCAGTCGCACCGGACGACGTACTGCTCGCGTTGGCCTCCGGGGCCCGCGTGCTGCATCTGACCGGCATCACGCCGGCGCTCGGTCCGTCGGCGGCCGAGGCGGTCCTGGCCGCCGCCAGGGCCGCCCGCGAGAGCGGTGTCACCGTATGTCTCGACGTCAACCACCGCTCCCGGCTGTGGACGTCAGAGCGCGCCCGCACCGCACTGCGACCGGTCCTGGACCATACGGACCTGCTCATCGCCTCCGAGGACGAGCTGCCGTTGGTGCACGAAGCGCCCGGTGCGGGCGAGTCCGAGGCCGTGCACGGCGTGCTGGCGGCAGGCGTCTCCGAGGTGATCGTCAAGCGGGGCGCCCACGGTGCGACGGTCTTCACCGCCGACGGCGCAACCGACCGTGCCGCGCGAGAGGTTGACGCCGTCGACCTGGTCGGCGCGGGCGACGCCTTCGTGGCCGGATACCTCTCCGGACTCCTGGACGGCGCGGACATCCCCGGCCGGCTGCACCGGGCGGTCACCACCGCGGCCTTCGCCGTCGCCACCCGGGGTGACTGGGAGGGCCTGCCGACGCGGGACGAACTCGGCCTGTTCGACGAGCCCGACGGCACGACCATTCGCTGA
- a CDS encoding DUF5655 domain-containing protein gives MPDLKLYKMKGGVTEVMPRLADAEADVQSLVEANMEALLDVRFLATEYSTGPVHGGRIDSLGIDENGAPVIVEYKRGTDAGVIHQGLYYLSWLMDHRSEYQHLVRDRLGVAAAAQVLWRAPRLICVAGDFTRYDVHAVREHRRSIDLVRYRFFGTEYFGLETVASVTGRAAASRTARRRASAVPSARRRDGAMTDMAAAVDEILLGLGDGITRVPRQTYCAYQRLRNFACVCPPQKSKLLVYLKADPKGVDLVPGFTRDVTRLGHHGTGDLEVQLRTERDLERAQDLFRLSYAAA, from the coding sequence GTGCCGGACCTGAAGCTCTACAAAATGAAAGGCGGCGTGACGGAGGTCATGCCTCGCCTTGCTGATGCCGAGGCGGATGTGCAGAGTCTCGTCGAGGCCAACATGGAGGCACTGCTCGATGTCCGCTTCCTGGCGACCGAGTACAGCACCGGTCCGGTCCACGGCGGCCGGATCGACTCGCTGGGGATCGACGAGAACGGGGCACCGGTGATCGTTGAGTACAAGCGCGGCACCGACGCAGGGGTGATCCATCAGGGGCTCTACTATTTGAGCTGGCTGATGGACCACCGGAGCGAGTACCAGCACTTGGTTCGCGACCGGCTCGGGGTCGCGGCCGCGGCCCAGGTGCTGTGGAGAGCGCCCAGGCTGATCTGCGTGGCTGGCGACTTCACCCGTTACGACGTGCACGCCGTACGCGAGCACCGGCGCAGCATCGACCTGGTCCGCTACCGCTTTTTCGGCACTGAGTACTTTGGCCTTGAGACCGTGGCCTCCGTCACCGGACGCGCGGCTGCCTCCAGGACGGCCCGTCGACGGGCGTCCGCAGTGCCGAGTGCCCGAAGGCGAGACGGCGCGATGACGGACATGGCCGCGGCGGTCGACGAGATCCTGCTCGGCCTCGGGGACGGCATCACCCGGGTCCCGCGCCAGACCTACTGTGCCTACCAGCGGCTGCGGAATTTCGCCTGCGTCTGTCCGCCGCAGAAGTCCAAGCTGCTCGTCTATCTCAAGGCGGATCCGAAGGGGGTCGACCTCGTTCCCGGGTTCACCCGCGACGTGACGCGGCTCGGCCACCACGGCACGGGCGACCTTGAGGTGCAGTTGCGTACGGAGCGGGACCTGGAGCGCGCCCAGGACCTGTTCCGCCTCAGCTACGCCGCGGCGTAG
- a CDS encoding argonaute/piwi family protein: MSLALKSLNLGVEWIGEPALAFAGNLTHIDPKVGIPAAGPWSRDQPNHPAAVTAGFIGTAESIAKARAWLSRAAEGVDGDDEHHPFCGFQPDGPFASRLRTDGPEAKITAAEIRAVTADRLRRLDGFNQLLDVIDDCLHRLAGLDAPPSVVFITLPSEITKRYWAVHQRNRGVETVWNLRAGIKARAMQRGLRTQLLQQETVESDLDAHTSDLEHPADLAWNLFTAIYFKAGGFPWTPVGLAEGTCHLGVTFYRPHGERSTMRTSVAQAFAENGEAFVLRGSPFEWKGKWPHLPAEEASRLISDVIGRYKQTMGRTPRRIVIHKQSRFFPDEREGFEDALSNYEYDLVSLAPSTGVRVMRHGEYPPPRGTCVSLGDRRYLYTTGYVPSLGRYPHGHVPAPVQITDHVGDSSARDLLREVLLLTKMNWNSARFAERLPVTVRFAGEVGAILRDLPDTYEPEARYAFYM, encoded by the coding sequence ATGAGCCTCGCGCTCAAATCGCTGAACCTGGGCGTCGAGTGGATCGGCGAGCCAGCCCTCGCCTTCGCCGGCAACCTGACGCACATCGACCCCAAGGTTGGCATTCCTGCGGCGGGCCCCTGGTCACGTGACCAGCCGAACCACCCCGCGGCTGTGACTGCCGGATTCATCGGCACAGCCGAATCCATCGCGAAGGCCCGAGCGTGGCTTTCACGGGCGGCTGAGGGCGTCGACGGCGACGACGAGCACCACCCCTTCTGCGGCTTCCAACCGGACGGCCCCTTCGCCTCCCGGCTGCGCACTGACGGCCCCGAAGCCAAGATCACTGCTGCCGAGATCCGCGCTGTGACCGCGGACCGGCTCAGAAGGCTCGACGGCTTCAACCAGCTCCTTGACGTCATCGACGACTGCCTGCACAGGCTGGCGGGGCTCGATGCTCCTCCATCGGTCGTGTTCATCACGCTTCCGTCCGAGATCACCAAGCGGTACTGGGCCGTTCACCAGCGCAACCGCGGGGTGGAGACCGTATGGAACCTACGTGCCGGAATCAAGGCCCGGGCGATGCAGCGGGGGCTGCGCACGCAGTTGCTCCAGCAGGAGACCGTGGAGTCCGACCTGGACGCGCACACTTCCGATCTCGAGCATCCTGCCGACCTCGCGTGGAACCTGTTCACCGCGATCTACTTCAAGGCGGGCGGATTTCCCTGGACCCCGGTCGGGCTGGCCGAGGGGACGTGCCACCTTGGGGTCACGTTCTACCGTCCGCATGGCGAGAGATCCACAATGCGCACGAGCGTTGCCCAAGCGTTCGCCGAAAACGGAGAGGCGTTCGTGCTGCGGGGCAGCCCGTTCGAATGGAAGGGCAAGTGGCCGCACCTGCCGGCGGAAGAGGCGTCCCGGCTGATCTCAGATGTCATCGGCCGATACAAGCAGACGATGGGGCGCACTCCCCGGCGCATCGTGATCCATAAGCAATCACGCTTCTTCCCCGACGAACGCGAGGGCTTCGAGGACGCACTCAGCAACTACGAGTACGACCTCGTGTCCCTGGCCCCCTCCACCGGCGTACGCGTGATGCGCCACGGCGAATACCCTCCGCCCCGCGGCACTTGCGTCAGCCTCGGCGACCGTCGCTACCTCTACACGACCGGGTACGTGCCGTCGCTCGGCCGCTACCCACACGGGCATGTTCCGGCACCGGTCCAGATCACTGACCATGTTGGCGACTCTAGCGCCCGGGACCTGCTGCGCGAGGTCCTGCTGTTGACGAAAATGAACTGGAACTCCGCCCGTTTCGCCGAGCGGCTGCCGGTCACGGTGCGGTTCGCCGGCGAAGTCGGCGCCATCCTTCGCGACCTCCCCGACACCTATGAACCCGAAGCCCGGTACGCCTTCTACATGTAG
- a CDS encoding SWIM zinc finger family protein has product MRAARDAERARAEAEGVRAGGTGKGGRAARQGGLPSARLRADRETSPSSGGDGSGEATGRRARWDAPRGRASGEAHEERGSGGTPAGRALRDRTRDLRELLAGAFELPSEDPDPGETAAVEQHTGTDTGQDGGAEPSPPHESTPGDSASRAPAAPHPASGPEESGPEESGSDVFGSDVFGPGLPGPGLDLPRPGSDLPGTPLRAPASPAAALPDAPTTSRVPRTMAAPSRDGELRRTFRPFPPRTSPGEAFAESWWGNAWVTALEEGALDAARLARGRAYADRGNVDAITVTPGLVLAYVHGSRPRPYRVQLRLRTLDDAEWDRFLDAAAEQPGHIVALLDKELPHTLAGPGPRPGAGPGGRGVRLLPGAGELEPRCSCPDFGHPCKHAAALCYQTARLLDQDPFVLLLLRGRGERELLDALSRRNAARAARAAQEQEPAPLPGVRARDALAPRALPPLPAPAPPPPHPEQPPVYPGAPGGPDPFALDQLATDAAARAHALLTTGRDPVAELTLWQDAVRLAAARPGSGLTATTRALYSSLAAATGRTPADLARAVAAWRQGGLAGLAVLEEPWDPPAGRFDRARPLLLAADLPAFRPWRNHLTHPHGHMQLRLGQDGLWYAYESEPGRDDWWPRGTPDLDPVGALTGLGATED; this is encoded by the coding sequence TTGCGGGCCGCACGTGACGCCGAGCGGGCCCGGGCCGAGGCTGAGGGCGTTCGTGCCGGGGGCACGGGCAAGGGCGGTCGGGCCGCGCGGCAGGGCGGGCTGCCGTCGGCCAGGCTGCGGGCGGACCGGGAGACGTCCCCGAGCTCCGGCGGTGACGGGAGCGGCGAGGCAACGGGACGCAGGGCTCGGTGGGATGCCCCGCGCGGCCGGGCATCCGGAGAAGCCCACGAGGAGCGCGGCTCAGGAGGCACCCCCGCAGGCCGGGCCCTGCGTGACCGTACGCGCGACCTACGCGAACTGCTCGCCGGTGCCTTCGAGTTGCCCTCCGAGGACCCAGACCCCGGCGAGACCGCAGCCGTGGAGCAGCACACGGGCACCGACACCGGGCAGGACGGCGGCGCCGAGCCGTCGCCGCCGCACGAGAGCACACCCGGCGACAGCGCGTCGCGAGCCCCGGCCGCTCCTCACCCGGCTTCCGGCCCCGAAGAATCCGGCCCCGAAGAATCCGGCTCCGACGTATTCGGCTCCGACGTATTCGGCCCCGGCCTACCTGGCCCCGGCCTCGACCTACCCCGCCCCGGCTCCGACCTCCCCGGCACCCCGCTCCGAGCCCCCGCCTCCCCCGCGGCTGCCCTCCCCGACGCCCCCACCACCTCCCGCGTCCCCCGCACCATGGCCGCGCCCTCCCGGGACGGTGAACTGCGGCGCACCTTCCGTCCGTTCCCGCCCCGGACCTCCCCCGGCGAGGCGTTCGCGGAGAGCTGGTGGGGCAACGCCTGGGTGACGGCGCTGGAGGAGGGCGCGCTGGACGCGGCGCGGCTGGCGCGCGGCCGGGCGTACGCCGACAGGGGGAACGTCGACGCGATCACCGTCACCCCGGGGCTGGTGCTGGCGTATGTGCACGGCAGCAGGCCCCGACCGTACCGGGTGCAACTCCGGCTGCGGACGCTGGACGACGCCGAATGGGACCGCTTCCTGGACGCGGCCGCGGAACAGCCGGGCCACATCGTCGCGTTGCTGGACAAGGAACTGCCCCACACCCTGGCCGGGCCAGGACCCCGTCCGGGAGCCGGACCCGGAGGCCGGGGCGTGCGCCTGCTGCCCGGTGCGGGCGAGCTCGAACCCCGGTGCAGCTGCCCCGACTTCGGGCACCCCTGCAAGCACGCGGCGGCGCTCTGCTACCAGACGGCGCGGCTGCTGGACCAGGACCCGTTCGTCCTGTTGCTGCTGCGGGGCCGGGGCGAGCGGGAGTTGCTGGACGCGCTGTCACGGCGGAACGCGGCCCGTGCGGCGCGCGCCGCGCAGGAGCAGGAGCCCGCTCCGCTTCCGGGCGTGCGGGCCCGTGACGCCCTCGCCCCGCGCGCCCTCCCGCCGCTGCCCGCCCCGGCACCCCCGCCCCCGCACCCGGAACAGCCACCGGTCTACCCGGGCGCGCCCGGCGGCCCCGACCCGTTCGCGTTGGACCAGTTGGCCACCGACGCGGCGGCCCGCGCGCACGCCTTGCTCACCACGGGACGCGACCCGGTGGCCGAACTGACGCTGTGGCAGGACGCGGTGCGACTCGCCGCCGCACGCCCCGGCTCCGGCCTCACCGCCACCACCCGCGCCCTGTACTCCTCGCTGGCCGCCGCCACCGGTCGCACCCCGGCCGACCTGGCCCGCGCGGTCGCCGCCTGGCGTCAGGGGGGCCTCGCAGGGCTGGCCGTCCTGGAGGAGCCCTGGGACCCGCCGGCCGGCCGCTTCGACCGCGCCCGCCCCCTGCTGCTCGCCGCGGACCTCCCGGCCTTCCGCCCCTGGCGCAACCACCTCACCCACCCCCACGGCCACATGCAACTCCGCCTCGGCCAGGACGGCCTCTGGTACGCGTACGAGTCCGAACCGGGCCGCGACGACTGGTGGCCCCGAGGCACCCCGGACCTCGACCCGGTCGGAGCCCTGACCGGCCTGGGCGCCACCGAGGACTGA
- a CDS encoding DEAD/DEAH box helicase, whose amino-acid sequence MWDMAVPETDTDVPARTSVPVRLAAVFLPAPLPRHSRFAFWDPAGAEPPPGTAEDLTVVRPHGSGARRGTVPALCLPVGEALPLLTRARRDPAAHPATACWGAAALHALRLIARGRLLPGLTADGYDAWRAGPLDPDDIAHLRAVAAALPYEGHAVPLPGKGPLRLPEPEALMRSFLDAVADTLPRGPAAPYVSGKPFAAHAGQRLPHARDWAAEVAAGMDAGVRISLRLDLSAYDLFDDAERAPRAGAAVVQVHSLADPTLVVDAAALWAGDADAAFGPRARVDAALAVRRAARVWPPLDRLSEQDVPDVLALSEDELSDLLGVAATRLGAAGVAVHWPRDLAHDLSVRAEVRPAPGSATDGTGFFESEELLRFRWQLALGGDPLTETEMDSLAEAHRPIVRLRDQWVLVDPALVRKARKRELGLLDPVDALSVALTGQAEVDGETVEAVPVGALAALRDRLTAGLGPVEPPPGLSATLRDYQLRGLAWLDLMTSLGLGGCLADDMGLGKTITVIALHLRRARTEPTLVVCPASLLGNWQREITRFAPGVPVRRFHGTDRSLDDLDGGFVLTTYGTMRSAAPHLAAQHWGMVVADEAQHVKNPYSATAKALRTIPTPARVALTGTPVENNLSELWALLDWTTPGLLGPLKSFRARHARAVENGEDQEAVTRLARLVRPFLLRRKKSDPGIVPELPPKTETDHPVPLTREQAALYEAVVRESLLAIETAEGIARRGLVLKLLGALKQICDHPALYLKEEAGQSAADRLAARSGKLALLDELLDTLLAEDGSALVFTQYVGMARLITAHLAARAVPVELLHGGTPIKDREHMVDRFQSGATPVLVLSLKAAGTGLNLTRAGHVVHFDRWWNPAVEEQATDRAYRIGQTQPVQVHRLITEGTIEDRIAEMLEAKRALSDAILGSGEAALTELTDRELTDLVSLRRSS is encoded by the coding sequence ATGTGGGACATGGCTGTTCCCGAGACGGACACGGACGTCCCCGCGCGGACGTCCGTCCCCGTCCGGCTGGCCGCCGTCTTCCTTCCCGCCCCGCTGCCCCGGCACAGCAGGTTCGCGTTCTGGGACCCGGCGGGCGCGGAGCCGCCGCCGGGCACCGCCGAGGACCTCACCGTCGTACGACCCCACGGCTCCGGCGCCCGCAGGGGCACCGTCCCCGCCCTGTGCCTGCCGGTCGGCGAGGCCCTTCCCCTGCTCACCCGGGCCCGCCGCGACCCCGCCGCCCACCCCGCCACGGCCTGCTGGGGCGCGGCCGCGCTGCACGCGTTGCGGCTGATCGCCCGGGGGCGGCTGCTGCCCGGACTGACCGCCGACGGGTACGACGCGTGGCGGGCGGGACCCCTGGATCCGGACGACATCGCCCACCTCAGAGCCGTCGCCGCGGCCCTGCCGTACGAGGGCCACGCCGTGCCGCTGCCCGGCAAGGGACCGCTCCGGCTGCCCGAGCCGGAAGCCCTGATGCGGTCCTTCCTGGACGCGGTCGCCGACACGCTCCCGCGCGGCCCGGCGGCGCCGTACGTCTCCGGGAAACCGTTCGCGGCGCACGCCGGACAGCGGCTGCCCCACGCGCGTGACTGGGCCGCCGAGGTCGCCGCGGGCATGGACGCGGGCGTACGGATCTCCCTGCGCCTGGACCTGTCGGCGTACGACCTCTTCGACGACGCCGAACGGGCCCCGCGGGCGGGCGCGGCCGTCGTCCAGGTGCACAGCCTCGCCGACCCCACCCTCGTCGTCGACGCGGCGGCGCTGTGGGCGGGCGACGCGGACGCGGCCTTCGGGCCCCGCGCGCGCGTGGACGCCGCCCTCGCCGTACGCCGCGCCGCCCGTGTCTGGCCGCCCCTGGACCGCCTCTCCGAACAGGACGTCCCCGATGTCCTCGCCCTCTCCGAGGACGAACTGTCCGACCTGCTGGGTGTCGCCGCGACCCGGCTCGGCGCGGCCGGCGTCGCGGTGCACTGGCCCCGGGACCTGGCCCACGACCTCAGCGTCCGCGCCGAGGTGCGCCCCGCGCCCGGCTCCGCCACGGACGGCACCGGCTTCTTCGAGAGCGAGGAACTGCTGCGGTTCCGCTGGCAGTTGGCGCTCGGCGGCGACCCGCTCACCGAGACCGAGATGGACAGCCTCGCCGAGGCCCACCGTCCGATCGTCCGCCTGCGCGACCAGTGGGTCCTCGTCGACCCGGCCCTCGTCCGCAAGGCCCGCAAACGCGAACTGGGCCTCCTCGACCCGGTGGACGCCCTGTCCGTGGCCCTCACCGGGCAGGCGGAGGTCGACGGCGAGACGGTGGAAGCGGTGCCGGTCGGGGCACTGGCGGCTCTCCGCGACCGCCTGACGGCCGGTCTCGGCCCGGTCGAGCCGCCGCCGGGCCTCTCGGCCACCCTCCGCGACTACCAACTCCGGGGCCTGGCCTGGCTGGACCTCATGACCTCCCTCGGCCTCGGCGGCTGCCTCGCCGACGACATGGGCCTCGGCAAGACGATCACGGTCATCGCCCTGCATCTGCGCCGGGCCCGCACCGAACCCACGCTGGTCGTCTGCCCAGCCTCCCTGCTGGGCAACTGGCAGCGGGAGATCACCCGGTTCGCCCCCGGCGTCCCCGTCCGCCGCTTCCACGGCACCGACCGCTCCCTGGACGACCTCGACGGCGGCTTCGTCCTCACCACCTACGGCACCATGCGCTCCGCCGCCCCGCACCTGGCCGCCCAGCACTGGGGCATGGTCGTCGCCGACGAGGCCCAGCACGTCAAGAACCCCTACTCGGCGACCGCGAAGGCCCTGCGCACGATCCCGACGCCCGCGCGCGTGGCCCTCACCGGCACCCCCGTCGAGAACAACCTGTCCGAACTCTGGGCGCTCCTCGACTGGACGACCCCCGGGCTCCTCGGCCCGCTCAAGTCCTTCCGGGCCCGGCACGCCCGCGCCGTGGAGAACGGCGAGGACCAGGAGGCGGTCACCCGTCTCGCCCGTCTGGTCCGCCCCTTCCTCCTCCGCCGCAAGAAGTCGGACCCGGGCATCGTGCCCGAACTCCCGCCCAAGACCGAGACGGACCACCCCGTCCCCCTCACCCGCGAGCAGGCCGCCCTGTACGAGGCCGTCGTGCGCGAGTCGCTGCTCGCCATCGAGACGGCGGAGGGCATCGCCCGCCGGGGCCTCGTCCTGAAGCTCCTCGGCGCCCTGAAGCAGATCTGCGACCACCCGGCGCTCTACCTCAAGGAGGAGGCGGGCCAGTCCGCCGCGGACCGACTCGCCGCCCGCTCCGGCAAACTGGCCCTGCTGGACGAACTGTTGGACACGCTGCTCGCCGAGGACGGCTCGGCGCTGGTCTTCACCCAGTACGTCGGCATGGCCCGGCTGATCACCGCCCATCTCGCCGCTCGCGCGGTCCCGGTCGAACTGCTCCACGGCGGCACGCCGATCAAGGACCGCGAACACATGGTGGACCGCTTCCAGAGCGGAGCGACACCTGTCCTGGTCCTGTCCCTCAAGGCCGCCGGAACCGGTCTGAACCTCACCCGCGCGGGCCATGTCGTCCACTTCGATCGCTGGTGGAACCCCGCCGTCGAGGAGCAGGCCACCGACCGCGCCTACCGCATCGGCCAGACCCAGCCCGTCCAGGTCCACCGTCTGATCACCGAGGGCACCATCGAGGACCGCATCGCCGAGATGCTGGAAGCCAAGCGCGCCCTCTCCGACGCCATCCTCGGCTCCGGCGAGGCGGCCCTGACGGAGCTGACCGACCGAGAACTGACCGACCTGGTGTCGCTGCGGAGGTCGTCGTGA
- a CDS encoding sugar kinase — translation MTAAVPHQGSSPEEPGLPAEDRRHMIRRRAITLAIIVLLIGVPAGYLVISANQSRDSGKDKEKKYSATGLTAHWPSRVQQRLYQVPIPPYSKHVAYYETNNWKTSRLYVQFYTSNEGLESFLNQIGAGTGDLVEDRAAINSRDRGIVGWDFTGPGPWYGLVNDQKNPAPTHDIVVNRSNPDHPMVYVVSRTVP, via the coding sequence GTGACCGCCGCGGTGCCCCACCAGGGCTCCTCCCCGGAGGAACCGGGGCTGCCCGCCGAGGACCGCCGCCACATGATCCGCCGCCGGGCGATCACCCTGGCGATCATCGTGCTGCTCATCGGCGTTCCGGCCGGCTATCTGGTGATCTCCGCCAACCAGAGCCGCGACAGCGGCAAGGACAAGGAGAAGAAGTACTCGGCGACCGGCCTCACCGCCCACTGGCCCTCCCGGGTGCAGCAACGCCTCTACCAGGTGCCGATCCCGCCGTACTCCAAGCACGTCGCGTACTACGAGACGAACAACTGGAAGACCAGCCGCCTCTACGTGCAGTTCTACACGAGCAACGAGGGCCTGGAGAGCTTCCTCAACCAGATCGGCGCCGGCACCGGCGACCTGGTCGAGGACCGGGCCGCGATCAACTCCCGCGACCGGGGGATCGTCGGCTGGGACTTCACCGGCCCCGGCCCCTGGTACGGCCTCGTCAACGACCAGAAGAACCCCGCGCCCACCCACGACATCGTCGTGAACCGGTCCAACCCGGACCATCCGATGGTGTACGTGGTGTCGCGAACCGTGCCCTGA
- a CDS encoding ROK family glucokinase — translation MSTYRDFTHRGSARATVLRTVGTRERRSHLTAPRVPTVGIDIGGTKVMAGVVDADGNILEKLRTETPDKSKSPQVVEDTITELVLDLSDRHDVHAVGIGAAGWVDAERNRVLFAPHLSWRNEPLRDRLAGRLAVPVLVDNDANAAAWAEWRFGAGRDEDHLVMITLGTGIGGAILEDGQVKRGKFGVAGEFGHMQVVPGGHRCPCGNRGCWEQYSSGNALVREARELAAADSPVAYGIIEHVKGNIADITGPMITELAREGDAMCIELLQDIGQWLGVGIANLAAALDPSCFVIGGGVSAADDLLIGPARDAFRRHLTGRGYRPEARIARAQLGPEAGMVGAADLARLVARRFRRANRRRVERYERYARYVEARRTTQDTA, via the coding sequence ATGAGCACTTACCGCGACTTCACCCACCGCGGCTCCGCGCGGGCCACCGTCCTGCGGACCGTGGGAACGCGCGAGCGCCGCTCCCATCTGACGGCGCCCCGCGTCCCCACCGTCGGCATCGACATCGGCGGCACGAAGGTGATGGCGGGCGTCGTGGACGCCGACGGCAACATCCTGGAGAAGCTCCGCACCGAGACCCCGGACAAGTCGAAGAGCCCCCAGGTCGTCGAGGACACCATCACGGAACTGGTCCTGGACCTGTCGGACCGGCACGATGTGCACGCCGTCGGCATCGGTGCCGCCGGCTGGGTGGACGCGGAGCGCAACCGCGTGCTGTTCGCGCCGCACCTGTCCTGGCGCAACGAACCCCTGCGCGACCGTCTCGCCGGCCGGCTCGCGGTGCCCGTCCTGGTCGACAACGACGCCAACGCCGCCGCCTGGGCCGAGTGGCGCTTCGGCGCCGGCCGTGACGAGGACCACCTGGTCATGATCACGCTCGGTACCGGCATCGGCGGGGCGATCCTGGAGGACGGCCAGGTCAAGCGCGGCAAGTTCGGCGTCGCGGGCGAGTTCGGCCATATGCAGGTCGTGCCCGGCGGCCACCGCTGCCCGTGCGGCAACCGCGGCTGCTGGGAGCAGTACAGCTCGGGGAACGCCCTGGTCAGAGAGGCCCGCGAACTCGCGGCGGCCGACTCCCCGGTGGCGTACGGGATCATCGAGCACGTCAAGGGCAACATCGCCGACATCACCGGGCCGATGATCACCGAGCTGGCCCGCGAGGGCGACGCGATGTGCATCGAGCTGCTCCAGGACATCGGCCAGTGGCTCGGCGTCGGCATCGCCAACCTGGCCGCCGCCCTCGACCCGTCCTGCTTCGTGATCGGCGGCGGCGTCTCGGCCGCCGACGACCTGCTGATCGGCCCCGCCCGGGACGCCTTCCGCCGCCACCTCACCGGCCGCGGCTACCGCCCCGAGGCCCGCATCGCGCGCGCCCAGCTCGGGCCCGAGGCCGGCATGGTGGGCGCCGCCGACCTCGCCAGACTCGTCGCCCGCCGCTTCCGCCGCGCCAACCGGCGCCGGGTCGAGCGGTACGAGCGCTACGCGCGGTACGTGGAGGCCCGTCGCACCACCCAGGACACCGCGTGA